The Pseudomonas asiatica genome has a segment encoding these proteins:
- the bcsZ gene encoding cellulose synthase complex periplasmic endoglucanase BcsZ has translation MMRQLLVGLVALGLPVVTSAAPACKWPAWDRFKAELVSVDGRVIDPSDERLITTSEGQSYALFFALVGNDRQAFAQLLRWTGNNLAEGDLARHLPAWLWGRNGQQQWQVLDANNASDADLWIAYSLLEAGRLWDEPAYTQLGQRLLWRIAAQTVRKLPGLGVMLLPGDYGFEDARGARLNPSYLPPQLFDRFSLVDPLWGELAANTRRLWLASSPKGFAPDWLLWTPAGELAADPQHGSEGDYDAIRVYLWVGMLAKDAAQRAELVAHYAPMAALTTRQGLPPEHVDAQSGIASGHGPAGFSAALLPLLAASPEHVAGLAAQRQRLREQPVEAKAYYSQVLALFGQGWDQGRYRFDPHGRLLPAWSAPCSE, from the coding sequence ATGATGCGTCAGTTGCTGGTGGGGCTGGTCGCCTTGGGCCTGCCCGTCGTCACGAGTGCCGCACCGGCTTGCAAATGGCCGGCCTGGGACCGCTTCAAGGCCGAACTGGTGAGTGTCGACGGTCGGGTCATCGACCCGAGCGACGAGCGCCTGATCACCACCTCGGAAGGGCAGAGCTACGCGCTGTTCTTCGCCCTGGTGGGCAATGACCGGCAAGCCTTCGCGCAGTTGCTGCGCTGGACCGGCAACAACCTGGCGGAGGGCGACCTGGCCCGGCATCTGCCCGCCTGGCTGTGGGGCCGTAACGGCCAGCAGCAGTGGCAGGTGCTGGATGCCAACAACGCCAGCGATGCCGACCTGTGGATTGCCTACAGCCTGCTGGAAGCCGGGCGGCTGTGGGACGAGCCGGCCTACACGCAGCTGGGCCAGCGCCTGCTGTGGCGTATCGCCGCGCAGACCGTGCGCAAGCTGCCGGGCCTGGGGGTGATGCTGCTGCCGGGGGACTACGGCTTCGAAGATGCTCGCGGCGCCCGCTTGAACCCCAGCTATTTGCCGCCGCAGTTGTTCGATCGCTTCAGCCTGGTCGACCCGTTGTGGGGCGAGCTGGCGGCCAACACGCGGCGTTTGTGGCTGGCTTCGTCGCCAAAGGGCTTTGCTCCGGACTGGCTGCTGTGGACGCCAGCCGGTGAACTGGCAGCGGACCCGCAACATGGCAGTGAAGGTGACTACGACGCCATCCGCGTCTACCTGTGGGTCGGCATGCTGGCCAAGGACGCGGCGCAGCGTGCCGAACTGGTGGCCCACTATGCCCCGATGGCGGCATTGACCACGCGCCAGGGGTTGCCGCCAGAGCATGTGGATGCGCAAAGCGGTATTGCCAGTGGCCATGGCCCGGCGGGTTTCTCTGCGGCGTTGCTGCCGTTGCTGGCAGCATCGCCGGAGCACGTCGCGGGCCTGGCGGCCCAGCGTCAGCGCCTGCGCGAGCAGCCAGTCGAAGCCAAGGCCTATTACAGCCAGGTGCTGGCGCTGTTTGGCCAGGGCTGGGACCAAGGCCGTTACCGTTTTGACCCGCACGGCCGCCTGTTGCCGGCCTGGAGCGCGCCATGCAGCGAATGA
- a CDS encoding LysR family transcriptional regulator, translating into MSLTLRQVRYFVATAEIGQISQAAIHLNISQSAVTTAIKELEAMLGVLLFQRSAQGMSLTEAGRHFLNRAYVILRSVDDALNSPLPDVRASGLLRLAASYTVIGYFLPHHLQRLEHWHPDVTLELYEQERSAIEQGLLEGRFDMAVVLTANLTHPDIVSETLFNSERRLWLPGHHPLCERSAVSLADVACEPFILLTVDEAEQSAMRYWEQAGQRPQVRVRTSSVEAVRSMVANGSGVAILSDLVHRPWSLEGKRIETVTISDPVTPMSVGLAWHRERAFSPAMQAVRNYFHDAFLAPQQLSARR; encoded by the coding sequence GTGTCACTGACCCTGCGCCAGGTCCGCTATTTCGTCGCCACCGCCGAGATCGGCCAGATTTCCCAGGCGGCAATCCACTTGAACATTTCCCAGTCTGCAGTCACCACGGCGATCAAGGAGCTGGAGGCGATGCTTGGCGTGCTGCTGTTCCAGCGCTCGGCCCAGGGCATGAGCCTGACCGAGGCCGGCCGGCACTTCCTGAACCGCGCCTACGTGATCCTGCGCAGCGTGGACGATGCGCTGAACAGCCCGCTGCCGGACGTGCGCGCCAGTGGCCTGCTGCGCCTGGCGGCAAGTTATACGGTGATCGGCTACTTCCTGCCGCATCACCTGCAGCGGCTGGAGCACTGGCACCCGGACGTGACCCTGGAGCTGTACGAGCAGGAGCGCAGCGCCATCGAACAAGGCTTGCTGGAGGGGCGTTTCGACATGGCAGTGGTGCTCACCGCCAACCTCACCCACCCGGACATCGTCTCGGAAACCCTGTTCAACTCCGAGCGCCGCCTGTGGCTGCCCGGCCACCATCCGCTGTGCGAGCGCTCGGCGGTAAGCCTGGCCGATGTGGCCTGCGAGCCGTTCATCCTGCTGACCGTGGATGAGGCCGAGCAAAGCGCCATGCGCTATTGGGAACAGGCCGGGCAGCGGCCGCAAGTGCGGGTGCGGACCAGTTCGGTGGAGGCCGTGCGCAGCATGGTCGCCAATGGCAGCGGTGTGGCGATCCTGTCGGACCTGGTGCACCGGCCCTGGTCGCTGGAGGGCAAGCGAATCGAGACGGTGACCATCAGCGACCCGGTGACACCGATGAGCGTCGGGTTAGCCTGGCACCGGGAACGGGCGTTCAGCCCGGCGATGCAGGCTGTGCGCAATTACTTCCATGATGCTTTTTTGGCACCGCAGCAGTTGTCGGCACGGCGCTGA
- a CDS encoding 5-oxoprolinase subunit B family protein, with translation MAEPLATTPIRYSFGADEHLFAEVSESMSLEAFFKGMAVTRAVERLALDGVLDVCLANASFQIRFDPDRIAPQALLEAVRGAEAQAVAERSLQTRIIEIPVLYNDPWTHETLMRFRDRHQDPGSTDLEYAARINGLADVEAFIAAHSGAPWFVSMVGFVAGLPFMFQMVERERQLQVPKYLRPRTDTPKLTLGHGGCFGCIYSVRGAGGYQMFGVTPAPIYDPQQTLNYLKEHMVFFRPGDIVQFKPIDRRTYDHAVADVEEGRFDLRIRPVEFSLDAFLADPVGYPRTLQEVLA, from the coding sequence ATGGCCGAACCGCTTGCTACAACCCCGATCCGCTACAGCTTTGGCGCTGACGAGCACCTGTTTGCCGAAGTCAGCGAGAGCATGTCGCTGGAGGCTTTTTTCAAGGGCATGGCCGTCACCCGTGCGGTGGAGCGGCTGGCCCTGGATGGCGTGCTGGATGTGTGCCTGGCCAACGCCTCGTTCCAGATCCGCTTCGACCCGGACCGTATCGCGCCGCAGGCACTGCTGGAGGCGGTGCGCGGCGCCGAAGCGCAGGCAGTGGCCGAGCGCTCGTTGCAGACGAGGATCATCGAGATTCCAGTGCTGTACAACGACCCTTGGACCCATGAAACGCTGATGCGTTTTCGTGACCGCCACCAGGACCCGGGCAGCACCGACCTGGAGTATGCCGCGCGGATCAACGGCCTGGCCGATGTCGAGGCGTTCATTGCCGCGCACAGCGGCGCGCCGTGGTTCGTGTCGATGGTCGGGTTCGTTGCCGGCCTGCCGTTCATGTTCCAGATGGTCGAGCGCGAGCGGCAACTGCAGGTGCCCAAGTACCTGCGCCCGCGTACGGACACCCCCAAACTCACCCTTGGCCATGGCGGCTGCTTCGGCTGCATCTATTCGGTGCGCGGGGCAGGCGGCTACCAGATGTTCGGCGTCACCCCGGCGCCGATCTATGACCCGCAGCAGACACTGAACTACCTGAAGGAGCACATGGTGTTCTTCCGCCCGGGAGACATCGTGCAGTTCAAGCCCATCGACCGCCGCACCTACGACCATGCGGTGGCGGATGTCGAAGAAGGCCGCTTCGACCTGCGCATTCGCCCGGTGGAGTTCTCCCTGGACGCGTTCCTCGCCGACCCGGTCGGCTATCCACGGACCCTGCAGGAGGTGCTGGCATGA
- a CDS encoding 5-oxoprolinase subunit PxpA, giving the protein MQVVDFNSDMGEGFGPWTIGDGVDNELMGYISTANIATGFHAGDPGTMRRTVERAKALGVAVGAHPGFRDLVGFGRRHINAPAQELVDDMLYQLGALREIARAQGVRLQHIKPHGALYMHLARDEEAARLLVENLRVIEPELLLYCMPGSVICRIAQELGQPVVREFYADREYDLSGSIVFTRNVRGHEPGAVAERVLRACQQGVVRTVEGQDLAIEFDSICLHSDTPGALDLVEATRQALDAAGIVVRAPR; this is encoded by the coding sequence ATGCAGGTGGTGGATTTCAACTCGGACATGGGTGAGGGCTTTGGCCCGTGGACCATTGGCGACGGCGTCGACAACGAGCTGATGGGCTACATCAGCACGGCCAACATCGCCACCGGCTTCCATGCCGGTGACCCCGGCACCATGCGCCGTACCGTCGAGCGGGCCAAGGCCCTGGGCGTCGCAGTGGGGGCGCACCCTGGGTTCCGTGACCTGGTCGGCTTCGGTCGCCGACACATCAATGCCCCGGCCCAGGAACTGGTCGACGACATGCTCTACCAGCTCGGCGCCCTGCGTGAAATTGCCCGCGCCCAGGGCGTGCGCCTGCAGCACATCAAGCCGCACGGTGCGCTGTACATGCATCTGGCACGTGACGAAGAAGCTGCACGGCTGCTGGTGGAAAACCTGCGGGTGATCGAGCCGGAGCTGCTGCTGTACTGCATGCCGGGTTCGGTGATCTGCCGCATTGCCCAGGAGCTTGGCCAGCCGGTAGTTCGCGAGTTCTACGCCGACCGCGAGTACGACCTGAGCGGGTCGATCGTGTTCACCCGCAACGTGCGGGGCCATGAGCCCGGGGCGGTCGCCGAACGGGTGTTGCGGGCTTGTCAGCAAGGCGTGGTGCGCACGGTCGAGGGGCAGGACCTGGCCATCGAATTCGATTCCATCTGCTTGCACAGTGATACCCCGGGGGCGCTCGACCTGGTCGAGGCCACGCGCCAGGCGCTGGACGCTGCCGGTATCGTGGTGCGCGCGCCACGCTGA
- the bcsB gene encoding cellulose biosynthesis cyclic di-GMP-binding regulatory protein BcsB, translated as MTGYPARTWGLAMALLAALSQSAAAASVAPLAEPAVPTVPNWPVAKTFEQLGHASDSLLLGVRNSEHIEFGLRRDRLATDASLQLDYTPSPALLPNLSHLRVYLNDELMGVVPVEKDQLGQRVRRQLPLDPKLLSDFNRVRLEFVGHYTDICEDPAHSGLWLNLNRKSQVQLHEQALALDNDLAYFPLPFFDVRDTGKVTLPVVFSGVPSLGEQRAAAILASYFGSQAGWRKATFPVLYDSLPARGDKPTPSIVFASNDRRPAFLADLQQFPPVDGPVLQMIDHPDDRFSKVLLVLGRNDDDLVKAASALAVGNNLFRGARVKVEQMTALQPRQPYDAPNWTRTDRPVRFAELLDYPEQLQVSGLQPRPVTLELNLPPDLFVWRNQGIPLRTLYRYTAPAVSDESRLSISVNDQYITSMPLVGNDRRGGTLEEMRLAVLSGDNSALTEKSLVPALKIGDRNRLRFDFSFASTLGSAQRDRCQTSLPVDVRAAIDDNSTIDLSGYHHYIAMPDLRAFARSGFPFSRMADLSETLVVMPARPTAMQVGTLLDAVGGLAGQIGYPALGLRLVDDWKQAAAADADLLLLGSLPEALGDAPNLGLLLSAQRDWLLQGRSTGLPGSQRFDTAPVAASSRVAVSAQAPIAAITGLKSPFHEQRSVVALLANSDSDQALLRDVLGDVGKLDAVAGSVTLVRSSGVTSQFVGEHYFVGALPWWLLLWFHLSEHPVLLAAIAAICVVLFAFLLWRALRWAGKRRLGEAG; from the coding sequence ATGACTGGTTATCCCGCGCGTACCTGGGGCCTGGCGATGGCGCTGCTTGCTGCCTTGTCGCAGAGCGCCGCTGCCGCCTCCGTAGCCCCGCTTGCCGAGCCAGCCGTACCCACGGTACCGAACTGGCCGGTTGCGAAAACCTTCGAGCAGCTCGGGCATGCGTCCGACAGCCTGTTGCTGGGGGTGCGCAACAGCGAGCATATCGAATTCGGCCTGCGGCGCGACCGCCTGGCCACCGACGCCAGCCTGCAGCTGGACTACACGCCATCGCCCGCACTGTTGCCGAACCTGTCGCACCTGCGCGTGTACCTGAATGACGAACTGATGGGCGTGGTGCCGGTGGAAAAGGATCAGCTTGGCCAGCGCGTGCGCCGTCAGCTGCCGCTGGACCCGAAGCTGCTCAGCGATTTCAACCGGGTACGCCTGGAGTTCGTCGGGCATTACACCGACATCTGCGAAGACCCTGCGCACAGCGGCCTGTGGCTGAACCTGAACCGCAAGAGCCAGGTGCAGCTGCACGAACAGGCCCTGGCCCTGGACAACGACCTGGCGTACTTCCCGCTGCCGTTCTTTGATGTGCGCGACACCGGCAAGGTAACGCTGCCGGTGGTGTTCAGCGGCGTGCCGAGCCTGGGCGAGCAGCGTGCGGCGGCGATCCTGGCGTCCTACTTCGGCAGCCAGGCCGGTTGGCGCAAGGCGACCTTCCCGGTGCTGTACGACAGCCTGCCGGCCCGTGGCGACAAACCCACGCCGAGCATCGTGTTTGCCAGCAACGACCGTCGCCCGGCCTTCCTTGCCGACCTGCAGCAATTCCCGCCGGTCGACGGCCCGGTACTGCAGATGATCGACCACCCGGACGACCGCTTCAGCAAGGTGCTGCTGGTGCTGGGCCGCAACGACGATGACCTGGTCAAGGCCGCCTCGGCGCTGGCGGTTGGCAACAACCTGTTCCGCGGTGCCCGGGTGAAGGTCGAGCAGATGACGGCACTGCAGCCGCGCCAGCCTTACGATGCGCCGAACTGGACACGCACCGACCGCCCGGTGCGCTTCGCCGAGCTGCTCGATTACCCCGAGCAGTTGCAGGTCAGCGGCCTGCAACCACGGCCGGTGACGCTGGAGCTGAACCTGCCGCCGGACTTGTTCGTCTGGCGCAACCAGGGCATTCCGCTGCGTACGCTGTACCGCTACACGGCCCCGGCAGTGAGCGACGAATCGCGGTTGAGCATCAGCGTCAACGACCAGTACATCACCAGCATGCCGCTGGTGGGCAATGACCGGCGCGGCGGTACGCTCGAGGAAATGCGCCTGGCGGTGCTGTCCGGTGACAACAGCGCATTGACCGAGAAGTCGCTGGTACCGGCGTTGAAGATCGGCGACCGCAACCGCCTGCGCTTCGATTTCAGCTTTGCCAGCACCCTGGGCAGCGCCCAGCGCGACCGCTGCCAGACCTCGTTGCCGGTGGATGTGCGCGCGGCGATCGACGACAACTCGACCATCGACCTGTCCGGTTACCACCACTACATCGCCATGCCCGACCTGCGCGCATTCGCCCGCAGCGGCTTCCCGTTCAGCCGCATGGCCGACCTTTCCGAAACGCTGGTCGTCATGCCGGCCAGGCCCACGGCGATGCAGGTGGGCACCTTGCTCGATGCGGTCGGCGGGTTGGCCGGACAGATCGGCTACCCGGCGCTTGGCCTGCGGCTGGTCGATGACTGGAAGCAGGCCGCAGCGGCCGATGCCGACTTGCTGCTGCTCGGCAGCCTGCCCGAGGCGCTGGGGGATGCGCCCAACCTTGGCCTGCTGCTCAGTGCCCAGCGGGACTGGCTGCTGCAAGGCCGTAGCACAGGGCTGCCGGGCAGCCAGCGCTTCGATACCGCGCCGGTGGCCGCGAGCAGCCGAGTGGCAGTCAGCGCGCAGGCGCCGATTGCGGCCATCACCGGGCTGAAGTCGCCCTTCCATGAGCAGCGCAGCGTCGTAGCCCTGCTGGCCAACAGCGATAGCGACCAAGCGTTGCTGCGCGATGTGCTCGGCGATGTGGGCAAGCTCGATGCGGTGGCCGGCTCTGTGACGCTGGTGCGCAGCAGCGGCGTCACCAGCCAGTTCGTCGGCGAGCACTACTTTGTAGGCGCGCTGCCGTGGTGGCTGCTGCTGTGGTTCCACCTGTCCGAACACCCGGTGCTGCTGGCGGCGATCGCGGCCATTTGCGTGGTGCTGTTTGCCTTCCTGTTGTGGCGGGCACTGCGCTGGGCAGGCAAGCGCCGTCTGGGCGAGGCGGGGTGA
- a CDS encoding biotin-dependent carboxyltransferase family protein — translation MIKVLKPGLATSVQDLGREGYYHLGIPPSGALDQYALRAANHLVGNPAGAAGLECALVGPELEFQQDALVAVCGAQMPALLDGREQRPDTAFAVRAGQVLRFGFPTAGARAYLAVAGGIDVPEVLGSRSTYALGALGGFHGRKLMAGDLLPVGVPSGKTRAGASLPMALRQALGGEVVLRVVPGLYFHRLTKAAAQSFFTEAWTVGSEADRIGYRYKGGSALSFQPREQPFGAGSDPSNIVDSCYPIGSIQVPAGLEPIILHRDAVSGGGYAMIGTVISADLDLIGQMQPNQQARFLEVSLEDALEARRSYKKKLGCLARLFG, via the coding sequence ATGATCAAGGTACTCAAACCCGGGCTGGCTACCTCGGTGCAGGACCTGGGCCGCGAAGGCTACTACCACCTGGGCATCCCGCCGTCCGGCGCCCTCGATCAGTACGCCCTGAGGGCGGCCAACCACCTGGTGGGCAACCCGGCCGGCGCCGCGGGCCTCGAGTGTGCGCTGGTGGGGCCGGAGCTGGAGTTCCAGCAGGATGCCCTGGTGGCGGTTTGTGGTGCGCAGATGCCGGCCTTGCTCGATGGCCGCGAGCAACGCCCGGACACGGCGTTTGCCGTACGTGCCGGGCAGGTGTTGCGTTTCGGCTTCCCTACCGCAGGCGCCCGGGCCTACCTGGCGGTGGCCGGCGGTATTGATGTACCCGAGGTGCTCGGCAGCCGCTCCACCTATGCGTTGGGTGCATTGGGTGGCTTCCATGGGCGCAAGCTGATGGCGGGTGACCTGTTGCCGGTCGGCGTACCCAGCGGCAAGACCCGCGCCGGTGCGAGCCTGCCAATGGCCTTGCGCCAGGCCTTGGGTGGCGAGGTGGTGCTTCGGGTGGTGCCGGGGCTGTATTTTCATCGCCTGACCAAGGCTGCGGCGCAAAGCTTTTTCACCGAAGCCTGGACGGTAGGCTCCGAGGCAGACCGTATCGGCTACCGCTACAAGGGCGGCAGTGCCTTGAGCTTCCAGCCACGGGAGCAGCCGTTCGGGGCCGGCTCGGATCCATCGAACATCGTTGACAGCTGCTACCCGATCGGTTCGATCCAGGTACCCGCGGGGCTGGAGCCGATCATTCTGCACCGTGATGCGGTGTCGGGCGGCGGCTACGCCATGATCGGCACGGTGATCAGCGCTGACCTGGACCTGATCGGGCAGATGCAGCCCAACCAGCAGGCGCGGTTCCTGGAAGTCAGCCTGGAGGACGCACTGGAGGCTCGGCGCTCGTACAAGAAGAAGCTGGGTTGCCTGGCCAGGTTGTTTGGCTGA
- the bcsC gene encoding cellulose synthase complex outer membrane protein BcsC: MQRMIGVLMLAAVTCQATAQPKDAGEQRQWLLDQVRRGEALHRDDLVRDALGRLQLLEPRNPDVLLAALSLALREKNNTEAEQLSARINAIAPGSLQARQARRLLELQQPERVRQLQQARLLAVTGRNEEALAAYEQLFAGEPPNLELALDYWRVRGNLPGQRPEAIRQLQQLDQQYPGSAGLRQTLAGWLFAENRDREALALLNQLSRDPGARDAAAQREFDYLSGQAVSAASAAAWQAFLQRYPASPLQAQASETLQQQRKLLADPSWQAGQRGLALLDKGRNAEAEAQLRRALRQYPDDASLQGALGYALMRQSRYEDANAAFRAASAKEQDTYWIGQWKDLESSSQYWALLSKGERALQAKDLRAARAIYQQARQQRPKEEYALLGLADVSLAEGDTAAAERQFLQVRRMAPDNESAVRGLVRVYQAQSPDKARAYLDSLSPRQQAQFASLRRSLELARLRQQGDQAMQREDWAAASQALGQATALAPDEPWLVYQLASSLRHLGRTAEADAAFASIVQRQPGDPSTRYAHGLFLESSDRDALALDSLGAVPQGAWSADMHALEQRIRRRMTLASAQQLQAQGRTAEATRLLEASLARGEGSTDDLMLLADWAAANGEPGKARGYYQRVLVVQPGQPQARLGVIESAVAEGNLAQARHMLAVQVPQLAADDSNAKRRLAAVWVALGEHDQAARMLDQIAAQQPRPDPLLRRDAARLVAQDDPQRALDLYAAAMADAQLLERAAVSPRDDRALTLASREQDDDDWLARSLRSDVDALYRQRNTHVTLMHDYGWREDDGTPGTSELSTQSTLLHVDTPWQDGTAFARLERIGMDAGSFEQNDQGRYTPDFGSCQFVGSTADGRSLPACDGGSQTADGSVLALGWQGSRWAFDLGTTQGYAINNWLGGATVNGDLGQLGWSLTASRRPMSNSLLSFAGARDPRTGVRWGGVTANGATLGLSWDQGGDNGVWASLGHHWLYGENVADNQRTRAMAGWYHRVVEKADERVRVGLTLMHWRHDKDLGGYSLGQGGYYSPQRYTSVGVPVSYAWRNYDWSVLLEGSVSWSQAHSGRSRLYPDAHVNRKVLAQYDVGSNIDAMNDASDSSGLGYRLRGLFERRLSDQWVLGGGFDWQHSDDYAPSHGMLYLRYLFEPWRGNLALPVTPLEPYSEWR, translated from the coding sequence ATGCAGCGAATGATCGGTGTGCTGATGCTGGCGGCAGTGACCTGCCAGGCCACGGCACAACCCAAGGATGCCGGCGAACAGCGCCAATGGCTGCTGGACCAGGTGCGTCGCGGCGAGGCGCTGCATCGTGACGACCTGGTGCGCGATGCACTGGGGCGGCTGCAATTGCTCGAGCCGCGCAACCCGGATGTGTTGCTGGCGGCCCTGAGCCTGGCATTGCGCGAAAAGAACAACACCGAAGCCGAGCAGTTGAGTGCGCGGATCAATGCCATCGCGCCTGGCAGCTTGCAGGCACGCCAGGCCAGGCGCCTGCTCGAGCTGCAGCAGCCGGAGCGCGTGCGGCAATTGCAGCAGGCCCGCTTGCTGGCGGTCACCGGGCGCAATGAAGAGGCGCTGGCGGCCTATGAGCAGTTGTTCGCTGGTGAACCGCCAAACCTGGAATTGGCCCTGGACTACTGGCGCGTGCGCGGCAACCTCCCAGGCCAGCGCCCAGAAGCGATCAGGCAGCTGCAGCAACTGGACCAGCAGTACCCGGGCAGTGCCGGGCTGCGCCAGACCTTGGCCGGTTGGCTGTTCGCCGAAAATCGCGACCGCGAAGCCTTGGCCTTGCTCAACCAGCTGTCGCGCGACCCTGGCGCACGGGATGCCGCTGCCCAGCGGGAGTTCGACTACCTGTCCGGGCAAGCGGTGAGCGCCGCCAGCGCGGCGGCCTGGCAAGCGTTTCTCCAGCGTTACCCGGCCTCACCGTTGCAGGCGCAGGCCAGCGAGACCCTGCAACAGCAGCGCAAACTGCTGGCCGACCCGTCCTGGCAGGCTGGCCAGCGGGGCTTGGCATTGCTCGACAAGGGCCGCAACGCTGAAGCCGAAGCACAACTGCGCCGGGCGCTGCGCCAGTATCCGGATGATGCCAGCCTGCAGGGTGCACTGGGCTATGCGCTGATGCGCCAGAGCCGCTACGAAGACGCCAATGCGGCGTTCCGGGCGGCAAGTGCCAAGGAACAGGACACCTACTGGATCGGCCAGTGGAAGGACCTGGAGTCGTCCAGCCAGTATTGGGCCCTGCTCAGCAAAGGCGAGCGGGCACTGCAGGCGAAAGACCTGCGCGCTGCCCGTGCCATCTACCAGCAGGCACGCCAGCAGCGCCCGAAGGAGGAATACGCCTTGCTGGGCCTGGCGGATGTCTCGCTGGCCGAGGGCGATACAGCCGCCGCCGAGCGGCAATTCCTGCAGGTTCGGCGCATGGCACCGGATAACGAAAGTGCCGTGCGCGGCCTGGTGCGTGTGTACCAGGCGCAATCGCCCGACAAGGCGCGGGCGTACCTCGACAGCCTGTCGCCTCGGCAGCAAGCGCAGTTCGCCAGCCTGCGCCGCAGCCTGGAACTCGCACGCCTGCGCCAGCAAGGTGACCAGGCCATGCAGCGTGAGGACTGGGCGGCGGCCAGCCAGGCGCTGGGCCAGGCCACGGCCTTGGCCCCCGATGAGCCCTGGCTGGTCTACCAGCTGGCCAGCAGCCTGCGCCACCTGGGGCGCACCGCCGAAGCCGACGCGGCATTCGCCAGCATCGTGCAGCGCCAGCCGGGCGACCCATCTACCCGCTATGCCCATGGCCTGTTCCTGGAGTCCAGCGACCGCGATGCGCTGGCCCTGGACAGCCTGGGCGCGGTGCCGCAGGGGGCCTGGAGCGCGGACATGCATGCACTGGAGCAGCGTATCCGCCGCCGCATGACCCTGGCCTCGGCGCAGCAGCTGCAGGCGCAAGGCCGCACGGCTGAAGCGACCCGCCTGCTCGAGGCCAGCCTGGCGCGTGGCGAAGGCAGCACCGACGACCTGATGCTGCTGGCTGACTGGGCGGCGGCCAATGGTGAGCCTGGCAAGGCGCGCGGTTATTACCAGCGCGTGCTTGTCGTGCAGCCTGGGCAACCCCAGGCACGCCTTGGCGTGATCGAAAGCGCGGTGGCCGAAGGCAACCTGGCACAGGCCCGGCACATGCTGGCTGTGCAGGTACCGCAACTGGCTGCCGATGACAGCAACGCCAAGCGGCGCCTGGCGGCTGTCTGGGTCGCCTTGGGCGAACACGACCAGGCGGCCAGAATGCTCGACCAGATCGCAGCGCAGCAGCCTCGCCCCGACCCCTTGTTGCGGCGCGACGCTGCCCGCCTGGTGGCGCAGGATGACCCGCAACGGGCGCTGGACCTTTACGCCGCAGCGATGGCCGATGCGCAGTTGCTCGAGCGTGCTGCCGTGTCGCCACGGGATGACCGCGCACTGACGCTGGCCAGCCGTGAGCAGGATGACGACGACTGGCTGGCACGCAGCCTGCGCAGCGACGTCGATGCGCTGTATCGCCAGCGCAATACCCATGTGACGTTGATGCACGACTACGGTTGGCGCGAGGACGACGGCACGCCGGGCACGTCCGAACTGAGTACCCAGTCGACCCTGCTGCATGTCGATACCCCTTGGCAGGACGGCACCGCCTTTGCGCGGCTGGAGCGCATCGGCATGGATGCGGGGTCGTTCGAGCAGAACGACCAGGGGCGCTATACCCCGGATTTCGGCAGTTGCCAGTTTGTTGGCAGCACCGCTGACGGGAGGTCGCTCCCCGCGTGTGACGGCGGTTCGCAAACGGCGGACGGCAGCGTGCTGGCGCTGGGCTGGCAGGGCAGCCGCTGGGCCTTTGACCTGGGCACTACCCAGGGCTACGCGATCAACAACTGGCTGGGTGGCGCCACGGTCAACGGTGACCTTGGCCAGCTTGGCTGGTCGCTGACCGCTTCGCGGCGGCCGATGAGCAACTCGCTGTTATCGTTTGCCGGGGCACGTGACCCGCGCACGGGCGTGCGCTGGGGCGGGGTCACGGCCAATGGCGCCACACTCGGCCTGAGCTGGGACCAGGGCGGTGACAACGGCGTCTGGGCCAGCCTCGGGCACCACTGGCTGTATGGCGAAAACGTCGCCGACAACCAGCGCACCCGGGCTATGGCCGGCTGGTACCACCGCGTGGTGGAAAAAGCCGATGAGCGTGTGCGCGTGGGCCTTACGCTGATGCACTGGCGTCACGACAAGGACCTGGGCGGCTACAGCCTGGGGCAGGGCGGCTACTACAGCCCGCAGCGCTACACATCGGTTGGCGTACCGGTCAGTTATGCCTGGCGCAACTACGACTGGTCGGTGCTGCTGGAAGGCTCTGTCAGTTGGTCCCAGGCCCACAGCGGTCGCAGCCGCCTGTACCCGGACGCGCACGTCAACCGCAAGGTGCTGGCACAGTATGACGTTGGCTCCAACATCGACGCCATGAACGACGCCAGCGACAGCAGCGGGCTGGGCTACCGACTGCGCGGGCTGTTCGAGCGGCGCCTGAGCGACCAGTGGGTGTTGGGCGGCGGCTTCGACTGGCAGCACAGCGATGACTATGCGCCTAGCCATGGCATGCTCTACCTGCGCTACCTGTTCGAGCCGTGGCGAGGCAACCTGGCGCTGCCGGTGACGCCGCTGGAGCCCTATAGCGAGTGGCGTTGA